Proteins from a single region of Chryseomicrobium sp. FSL W7-1435:
- the lgt gene encoding prolipoprotein diacylglyceryl transferase: MWDSVLLAIDPVAFQLGPLTVRWYGVIIALGIVLAFIVAQREMVKRGFHEEYLTDLLLWAIPLAIIGARIYYVIFTWENYADRPLDAFKIWEGGIAIHGALIASFLTAYFFTRRRKDSFLKITDITAPSILIGQTVGRWGNFINQEAHGGEVTRSFLENLFIPNWIIEQMNINGKYYHPTFLYESIWNLTGVVILILLRKVNLLRGEMFLFYLTWYSVGRFFIEGLRTDSLYLIGDLRTAQVISLVTIVVAVVIFVYRRFVLKVKVRYQD, from the coding sequence ATGTGGGATAGTGTATTACTAGCCATTGACCCAGTTGCTTTTCAACTCGGGCCATTAACGGTTCGTTGGTACGGTGTAATCATCGCTTTAGGTATTGTACTGGCGTTTATCGTGGCACAAAGAGAAATGGTGAAACGTGGATTTCATGAAGAATATTTAACGGATTTATTGCTGTGGGCAATACCACTGGCCATTATTGGGGCACGAATCTATTACGTCATCTTTACGTGGGAAAACTACGCGGATCGACCGCTTGATGCATTTAAAATATGGGAGGGCGGCATTGCGATTCACGGTGCGCTAATTGCATCCTTCTTAACGGCTTATTTCTTCACCCGTAGACGAAAAGACTCGTTCTTGAAAATCACGGATATTACGGCACCAAGTATTTTAATCGGCCAAACTGTTGGTCGCTGGGGCAATTTTATTAACCAAGAAGCCCATGGTGGCGAGGTAACACGCAGTTTCTTAGAAAATCTATTCATTCCTAATTGGATCATTGAACAAATGAATATTAACGGAAAGTACTACCATCCGACATTTTTATACGAATCTATCTGGAATTTGACAGGTGTCGTCATTTTAATTCTTTTACGCAAAGTGAATTTACTTCGCGGTGAAATGTTCTTGTTCTATTTGACATGGTATTCTGTGGGCCGCTTCTTTATAGAAGGTTTGCGCACAGATAGTTTGTATTTAATTGGCGATTTACGTACTGCTCAGGTCATCTCTCTTGTGACGATTGTTGTGGCAGTTGTGATCTTTGTTTACCGTCGCTTTGTGCTTAAAGTGAAAGTACGCTACCAAGATTAA
- the uvrA gene encoding excinuclease ABC subunit UvrA yields MKHQEIRIEGARAHNLKNVSLTIPRDKLVVMTGLSGSGKSSLAFDTIYAEGQRRYVESLSAYARQFLGQMDKPDVDTIEGLSPAISIDQKTTSRNPRSTVGTVTEINDYLRLLYARVGKPVCPNHGIEITSQTIEQMVDRIMEYPERTKLQVLAPVVSGRKGTHVKLFEDLRKQGYVRVRVNEDLIDLDDNIELEKNKKHTIAVVIDRIVIKEGVEPRLSDSLEAALRLAEGNVIIDVVGEEELLFSEHHACPYCGFSIGELEPRMFSFNSPFGACPDCDGLGMKLEVDPELVVPDGSLSLADGAIVAWQPTSSNYYPKLLEAVSKHYKISMKKPVKDLPKDQWDKIMNGSGKEKLRFRYTNEFGQVRDNLIYFEGVLANVERRYKDTSSDYIRDQMEKYMAEHACPTCNGYRLKEESRAVKVQNIHIGEVSEFSIEEAQAFFDSLALSEKDMQIARLILREIEERLGFLINVGLDYLTLSRAAGTLSGGEAQRIRLATQIGSRLTGVLYILDEPSIGLHQRDNDRLIGTLQSMRDIGNTLIVVEHDEDTMMAADYLIDIGPGAGVHGGEIVAAGTPKQVMKNKASLTGHYLSGKKFIPVPTERRKPDGRKLTITEATENNLKGVTVDIPLGLFTAVTGVSGSGKSTLINEILYKSLAQKINRAKTKPGASKGVTGIEQLEKIIDIDQSPIGRTPRSNPATYTGVFDDIRDVFAATNEAKVRGYKKGRFSFNVKGGRCEACRGDGILKIEMHFLPDVYVPCEVCHGKRYNRETLEVKYKGKNISNILEMTIEDAVVFFENHPKIHRKLQTIVDVGLGYMTLGQPATTLSGGEAQRVKLASELHKRSTGKSFYILDEPTTGLHVDDIARLLVVLERLVENGESVLVIEHNLDVIKTADYMIDLGPEGGDKGGTLVATGTPEEICEVPESYTGRYLKPVLERDKARMEASVKKAVKAK; encoded by the coding sequence ATGAAGCATCAAGAAATCCGAATTGAAGGGGCAAGAGCCCACAACTTGAAAAATGTCAGCTTGACGATTCCACGCGATAAACTTGTTGTGATGACAGGTTTATCAGGTTCCGGGAAATCATCGTTAGCTTTTGATACGATTTATGCAGAGGGGCAAAGACGTTATGTAGAATCACTTTCCGCCTATGCCCGTCAATTTTTAGGACAAATGGACAAGCCCGACGTCGATACAATTGAAGGATTATCTCCAGCTATTTCAATTGACCAAAAAACAACTAGTCGGAACCCCCGATCAACAGTGGGGACGGTTACAGAAATCAATGACTATTTACGACTTTTGTATGCCCGCGTAGGAAAACCAGTCTGTCCAAATCACGGTATCGAAATTACCTCTCAAACGATTGAGCAAATGGTGGACCGTATTATGGAATACCCAGAGCGTACAAAGCTTCAAGTATTGGCACCTGTCGTTTCTGGTAGAAAAGGGACTCATGTCAAGCTGTTTGAAGACTTGCGAAAGCAAGGCTATGTTCGCGTCCGTGTAAATGAGGACTTAATTGATTTAGATGACAATATCGAACTCGAAAAAAATAAAAAACATACGATTGCGGTCGTTATTGACCGTATCGTGATAAAAGAAGGCGTCGAACCTCGCTTAAGTGATTCATTAGAGGCTGCTCTTCGTTTAGCAGAAGGCAATGTCATCATTGATGTAGTAGGAGAAGAAGAGCTACTGTTCTCAGAACACCATGCCTGCCCTTATTGCGGATTTTCAATTGGTGAACTTGAACCACGTATGTTCTCGTTCAACAGTCCGTTCGGCGCTTGCCCAGATTGTGACGGCTTAGGAATGAAGTTAGAAGTAGATCCAGAGCTTGTCGTTCCAGACGGTTCCTTGTCATTAGCAGATGGAGCGATAGTAGCTTGGCAGCCAACCAGCTCAAACTACTATCCAAAATTGCTAGAAGCAGTTTCAAAACACTACAAAATTTCTATGAAGAAGCCTGTCAAAGATTTACCTAAAGATCAATGGGATAAAATTATGAACGGCTCTGGCAAAGAAAAGTTACGTTTCCGCTACACGAATGAATTTGGCCAAGTGCGCGATAATCTCATTTATTTTGAAGGTGTACTTGCCAATGTCGAGCGTCGCTACAAAGATACTTCATCTGACTACATTCGCGACCAAATGGAAAAGTACATGGCCGAACATGCCTGTCCAACTTGTAATGGTTACCGATTGAAAGAAGAGTCACGTGCTGTCAAAGTGCAAAACATTCATATCGGTGAAGTGAGTGAGTTTTCAATTGAAGAAGCACAAGCCTTTTTCGATTCACTCGCACTTTCAGAAAAAGATATGCAGATTGCCCGTTTGATCTTGCGTGAAATAGAAGAAAGACTTGGATTTTTAATCAATGTAGGACTCGATTATTTAACGCTCAGCCGAGCAGCAGGAACGCTATCCGGCGGCGAAGCGCAACGGATTCGACTAGCCACTCAGATTGGTTCGCGTCTCACAGGTGTGCTGTATATTTTGGATGAGCCATCCATTGGTCTTCACCAACGGGACAATGATCGCTTAATTGGGACTCTCCAAAGCATGCGCGATATCGGTAATACACTAATCGTTGTAGAGCACGATGAAGATACTATGATGGCAGCTGACTACCTCATTGATATCGGACCTGGTGCCGGTGTTCATGGTGGGGAAATTGTTGCTGCAGGAACGCCTAAACAAGTGATGAAAAACAAAGCTTCTTTAACAGGGCATTATTTAAGCGGGAAGAAATTTATTCCCGTCCCTACTGAACGTAGAAAACCAGATGGTCGCAAATTAACTATTACAGAAGCAACAGAAAATAATTTAAAAGGTGTCACGGTGGATATTCCACTAGGGCTCTTTACAGCAGTGACGGGTGTCTCAGGGTCCGGAAAAAGCACACTGATTAATGAAATTCTTTATAAGTCGTTAGCGCAGAAAATCAATCGTGCGAAAACAAAACCTGGCGCAAGCAAAGGTGTCACAGGAATTGAACAGCTAGAAAAAATCATTGATATCGACCAATCACCGATTGGACGTACACCACGTTCAAATCCAGCAACCTACACAGGCGTTTTTGACGATATTCGCGATGTTTTTGCAGCAACCAATGAAGCAAAGGTTCGTGGCTACAAAAAAGGACGTTTTAGTTTTAATGTCAAAGGTGGACGCTGTGAGGCTTGCCGAGGCGATGGCATTCTCAAAATTGAGATGCACTTCCTTCCAGACGTTTATGTACCTTGTGAAGTGTGCCACGGGAAACGATACAATCGTGAAACATTAGAAGTGAAATACAAAGGCAAGAACATTTCTAACATTTTAGAGATGACCATTGAAGACGCAGTTGTATTCTTCGAGAACCACCCTAAAATTCATCGCAAGCTGCAAACCATTGTCGATGTTGGTTTGGGTTATATGACGCTCGGTCAACCTGCTACCACATTGTCAGGTGGAGAAGCGCAACGTGTAAAATTGGCTAGTGAATTGCACAAACGATCGACTGGGAAAAGCTTTTATATTTTGGATGAACCAACAACTGGACTGCATGTCGATGATATCGCACGCTTGTTAGTGGTGTTAGAGCGCTTAGTGGAAAATGGGGAAAGTGTCCTCGTAATCGAGCACAACTTAGATGTCATCAAAACTGCTGATTATATGATCGACTTAGGGCCTGAAGGTGGCGACAAAGGGGGAACTCTTGTGGCGACAGGTACACCGGAAGAGATCTGTGAAGTGCCAGAATCTTATACAGGGCGTTATTTAAAACCAGTATTAGAACGTGACAAAGCCCGCATGGAAGCATCTGTGAAGAAGGCAGTCAAAGCAAAATAA
- a CDS encoding acyltransferase — translation MRNTQRFPVTESNSLWQIYKTVPLTKVMKNFIVIQLARYSPSLKFKSWLYRTFLKMQVGEQTAFALMVMVDVMFPEKIKVGRNSVIGYNTTILAHEYLIEEYRLGDVIIGDNVLIGANTTILPGVTIGDGAIVSAATLVHKDVPAGAFVGGNPMQIIRH, via the coding sequence ATGAGAAACACACAACGATTCCCCGTAACCGAAAGCAATTCACTGTGGCAAATCTATAAAACTGTTCCACTTACGAAAGTTATGAAAAACTTTATTGTCATTCAGTTGGCTCGCTATTCACCATCCCTAAAATTCAAAAGTTGGTTGTATCGCACCTTTTTAAAGATGCAAGTGGGTGAACAAACCGCGTTTGCGTTGATGGTGATGGTGGATGTTATGTTCCCTGAAAAGATAAAAGTAGGAAGAAATTCAGTGATTGGTTACAACACGACAATTTTAGCGCACGAATACTTAATAGAAGAATACCGATTAGGCGATGTCATTATAGGGGATAATGTACTAATCGGTGCAAACACAACTATTTTGCCAGGTGTCACTATTGGCGATGGCGCTATTGTTTCAGCAGCAACACTTGTTCACAAAGATGTACCTGCAGGAGCATTTGTCGGAGGAAATCCGATGCAAATTATACGACACTAA
- a CDS encoding nucleoside recognition domain-containing protein, producing MGIWKRGTQAGLKTAWTLGKIIFPITLLLTILQFTPVLPWVTNAIAPLMQLIGLPGEAAIPLVLGNALNLYAGIAGILSLEMTVKEVFILAVMLSFSHNLFIETGVALRVGVKLWVVLVVRFGLALVSAILINWLWKGGGEIAEYGVIQAAQATPEGWGEIVWLAVQKASLGVLQLALIVIPLMIAIQFLREKGYMAKLSDRMGPLTRVLGVQPNAASTLVAGLVIGLAYGAGVMIQAVQEDGVSKKDATLVFIFLVACHAIVEDTLIFIPLGIPILPLLLIRLLTAFVLTIAVAYAWRRAERNQQKEVTQQG from the coding sequence GTGGGGATCTGGAAACGTGGAACACAAGCTGGTTTGAAGACCGCTTGGACACTCGGGAAGATTATCTTTCCAATCACACTACTATTAACTATTTTACAGTTTACTCCGGTCCTGCCGTGGGTGACGAATGCAATAGCGCCACTAATGCAGCTTATTGGGTTGCCTGGTGAAGCCGCGATACCATTAGTGCTCGGCAATGCGCTCAATCTCTATGCAGGTATTGCAGGGATTTTATCTTTAGAAATGACTGTGAAAGAAGTGTTTATTCTTGCAGTCATGTTGTCGTTTTCACATAACCTCTTTATCGAGACAGGGGTAGCTTTGCGCGTTGGTGTGAAATTATGGGTTGTACTCGTAGTTCGTTTTGGGTTAGCGCTTGTATCAGCTATTCTCATTAATTGGCTATGGAAAGGTGGAGGCGAGATTGCTGAGTATGGTGTCATACAAGCTGCTCAAGCAACACCTGAAGGATGGGGCGAAATTGTTTGGTTAGCCGTACAAAAAGCCTCTTTAGGAGTGCTGCAACTTGCTTTGATTGTCATTCCACTAATGATTGCCATCCAGTTTCTACGAGAAAAAGGGTACATGGCCAAATTGAGTGATCGTATGGGGCCGTTGACACGTGTCCTTGGTGTACAGCCAAATGCAGCATCAACACTAGTAGCAGGCTTAGTAATTGGGTTAGCCTACGGTGCAGGCGTTATGATTCAAGCTGTGCAGGAAGATGGCGTGAGTAAAAAAGATGCCACTTTGGTCTTCATCTTTCTCGTAGCCTGTCACGCGATAGTAGAAGATACGTTGATCTTTATACCGCTGGGAATCCCTATACTGCCGCTACTACTCATTCGTTTACTGACTGCATTTGTTTTAACAATTGCCGTTGCTTATGCGTGGAGACGAGCCGAACGTAATCAACAGAAAGAGGTGACCCAACAAGGATGA
- the hisG gene encoding ATP phosphoribosyltransferase: MDFLTIAMPKGRIFEEALELLTAAGYQLPVEMDDSRKLIVDVPQEQLRFILAKPMDVPVYVEHGVADLGVAGKDVLLEQQRSVMELVDLRISYCYMATAGLPNTKMNDVAPRVATKYPTIATSFYKEKGEQVEIIELNGSIELAPMIGLADRIVDIVSTGRTLKENGLVEYEKITDITSRLIANPVSYRVKQQRIREMASRLRKAVEEDV; this comes from the coding sequence ATGGACTTTTTGACAATTGCCATGCCGAAAGGACGTATTTTTGAAGAAGCGCTTGAATTATTGACGGCAGCAGGTTATCAGCTCCCTGTCGAAATGGATGATTCCCGTAAGCTAATTGTCGACGTTCCTCAGGAACAGTTGCGTTTCATTCTGGCAAAGCCAATGGATGTGCCAGTTTATGTCGAACATGGTGTAGCGGATCTTGGCGTAGCCGGAAAAGACGTTCTTCTCGAACAACAAAGAAGCGTGATGGAACTTGTCGACCTGCGAATTAGTTACTGCTATATGGCGACTGCCGGACTTCCTAATACAAAAATGAACGATGTAGCACCGCGTGTCGCTACCAAATATCCTACAATTGCCACGTCCTTTTACAAAGAAAAAGGAGAACAGGTGGAGATTATCGAATTAAACGGATCCATCGAGTTAGCTCCAATGATTGGGCTGGCTGACCGAATCGTAGATATTGTGTCGACTGGACGAACATTAAAAGAAAATGGGTTGGTCGAGTATGAAAAAATTACCGACATCACATCACGTTTAATCGCAAACCCTGTAAGTTATCGTGTCAAACAACAGCGTATACGCGAAATGGCGAGTCGTCTGCGTAAAGCCGTGGAGGAAGATGTATGA
- the ppaX gene encoding pyrophosphatase PpaX, whose product MTQYQTVLFDLDGTLIDTNELIIQSFQTVLDERFPGKYSRETILPFLGPPLYETFQQVDSTQVEQLIASYREWNIANHDAMVEAFPGVVETIQQLHQMGIKLAIVSTKRNEMIERALELMNLRQYFSAVIGLDDVQNAKPDPEPVRLALEKLDATPESALMVGDNFHDIMAARAAGVASVAVAWSLKGLDYLLAFEPMYSIHAIDEIVTIVEGKEQ is encoded by the coding sequence ATGACACAGTATCAAACCGTTCTTTTTGATTTAGATGGCACATTAATCGATACAAATGAATTGATTATCCAATCCTTTCAAACCGTTTTAGATGAAAGATTTCCTGGGAAATATTCTCGTGAAACTATCTTGCCTTTCTTAGGACCACCGCTTTATGAAACGTTTCAGCAAGTGGATTCAACTCAAGTAGAGCAATTAATAGCTTCGTACCGAGAATGGAATATCGCCAACCATGATGCCATGGTAGAAGCGTTTCCTGGAGTCGTCGAGACAATTCAACAACTGCATCAGATGGGAATCAAGTTAGCTATCGTCTCAACAAAGCGTAATGAAATGATCGAGAGAGCATTAGAACTAATGAATTTACGACAGTATTTTAGTGCTGTCATAGGGTTAGATGATGTCCAAAATGCCAAACCAGACCCTGAGCCCGTGCGTTTGGCTCTAGAAAAATTAGACGCTACACCAGAATCTGCTCTGATGGTCGGGGATAATTTTCATGATATTATGGCAGCGCGGGCAGCTGGAGTCGCTTCGGTAGCCGTGGCTTGGTCATTAAAAGGACTAGATTATCTGCTTGCATTTGAGCCGATGTACTCGATTCATGCGATCGATGAAATCGTAACGATTGTTGAAGGTAAGGAACAATGA
- the hprK gene encoding HPr(Ser) kinase/phosphatase — MAHVTAKDLLAQFPLTLVSGEEGIGRHISIIDISRPGLEMAGYFTHYPSSRVQLLGKTELSFFELLEPNEKQQRMLKLCAPDTPAIVVAHSHDVPEELIAASNEKSVPVFSTHIPTTRFYSQLTNFLERELAPTTAVHGVLVDIHGVGVLIIGKSGVGKSETALELVKRGHRLVADDCVEIRQEGEGVLIGSAPKLIEHLLEIRGLGIIDIMTLFGASAIRSQKRITLVIELELWDGAKNYDRLGIEEETMPIIDSEITKLTVPVRPGRNLAVIIEVASMNHRLKKMGMNAAEDFANRLDSVINSK; from the coding sequence ATGGCCCACGTCACAGCGAAAGACTTACTTGCACAATTCCCATTAACACTAGTCAGTGGTGAAGAGGGGATTGGTCGACACATTTCCATTATTGATATTTCTCGACCAGGACTTGAAATGGCAGGTTATTTTACACACTATCCATCTTCAAGGGTGCAGTTATTAGGAAAGACAGAGTTGTCTTTTTTCGAGTTATTAGAACCCAATGAAAAACAACAGCGCATGCTGAAACTTTGTGCTCCAGATACTCCAGCAATTGTGGTTGCGCATAGTCATGATGTTCCGGAAGAGCTGATTGCCGCATCTAACGAAAAATCGGTTCCAGTGTTTTCGACACATATTCCTACCACTCGATTTTATAGTCAATTAACAAATTTTTTAGAGCGTGAACTGGCTCCAACGACTGCGGTGCACGGAGTATTGGTGGACATTCATGGTGTAGGTGTCTTGATTATCGGGAAATCGGGTGTAGGTAAAAGTGAAACGGCACTTGAACTGGTAAAACGCGGACATCGCTTAGTAGCGGATGATTGTGTGGAAATTCGACAAGAAGGTGAAGGGGTGTTGATTGGATCAGCACCAAAGTTGATCGAGCATCTCCTTGAAATTCGTGGGCTTGGTATCATTGATATCATGACACTTTTTGGAGCATCAGCGATTCGTAGTCAAAAGAGAATCACACTTGTCATTGAGTTAGAGCTTTGGGACGGTGCCAAGAATTATGACCGTCTGGGTATCGAAGAAGAAACAATGCCTATCATCGATTCTGAAATTACCAAACTGACTGTTCCAGTAAGACCTGGTAGAAACTTAGCGGTCATCATTGAGGTAGCCTCTATGAACCATCGATTAAAGAAGATGGGCATGAACGCAGCAGAAGACTTTGCAAATCGATTAGATTCAGTCATCAACTCCAAATAG
- a CDS encoding ATP phosphoribosyltransferase regulatory subunit translates to MSTIRPFEKPLGMRDTLPKLYAQQHELRTTAMHYMTKNGYEFIQTPSLEYFETIGKISSLDEASLFKLVDNQGEMLVLRPDLTTPIARVAAAKLLTEKNPLRLAYSSTVFRSQQREGGRPAEFEQLGLELLGDTSAMADAEILRLAAGLLRELGLPNFTITVGHAGLINRAIDSLIDNQAAQHQVRAFLVEKNFVGIDRWAADYAASSEFYSFFQLANSGASLQELLSQFPSLKTEETEQFMSVVASLEQLPELRTCFQVDPLVVSHMHYYTGMVFEVYGEGSGFPLGNGGRYDELLQQFGPAVGATGFSIRMDHLLEILPARTETKTRHLIYMDDASYSKSLTLAEEFRAQGELVTLQWKASVKEPDLFEQNFDRITDTTKGAS, encoded by the coding sequence ATGTCGACGATACGACCATTTGAAAAACCACTCGGTATGAGAGATACTCTCCCGAAACTTTACGCGCAACAACATGAGCTGCGCACAACGGCTATGCATTACATGACGAAGAATGGCTATGAGTTTATTCAAACGCCATCTTTGGAGTATTTTGAAACAATCGGAAAAATCAGCTCGTTAGATGAAGCTTCATTATTTAAATTAGTGGATAATCAAGGAGAAATGTTAGTGTTGCGTCCTGATTTAACCACTCCAATAGCTCGCGTGGCAGCGGCGAAGTTACTTACTGAAAAAAACCCTTTGCGACTTGCTTATAGTTCTACTGTCTTTCGTTCGCAACAACGCGAAGGCGGCCGTCCTGCAGAGTTCGAGCAATTAGGCCTTGAACTTCTTGGGGATACTAGTGCTATGGCAGATGCCGAGATTTTACGCCTAGCTGCAGGCTTATTACGTGAACTTGGTTTGCCAAATTTCACGATTACAGTCGGACATGCGGGATTAATCAACCGAGCTATTGATAGTTTAATTGACAATCAAGCAGCTCAACATCAAGTTCGTGCATTTTTAGTCGAAAAAAACTTTGTAGGAATTGATCGTTGGGCAGCAGATTATGCTGCTTCCAGTGAATTTTATTCATTTTTCCAACTAGCCAATAGTGGTGCAAGTTTACAAGAATTACTAAGCCAATTCCCATCTTTAAAAACTGAGGAAACAGAGCAGTTCATGTCAGTTGTAGCATCTTTAGAACAGTTGCCTGAACTACGCACCTGTTTCCAAGTAGACCCACTTGTGGTCAGTCATATGCACTACTACACCGGAATGGTATTTGAAGTATATGGTGAGGGAAGTGGTTTTCCACTAGGAAATGGTGGACGTTATGATGAATTGCTGCAACAATTCGGACCAGCAGTTGGCGCAACGGGCTTCAGTATTCGTATGGACCATTTACTTGAGATTTTACCAGCAAGAACAGAGACAAAAACAAGGCACCTGATTTATATGGACGACGCATCGTACAGCAAATCCCTAACACTTGCAGAGGAATTTCGTGCACAAGGCGAGTTAGTGACGTTGCAATGGAAGGCGTCCGTAAAAGAACCCGACCTATTTGAACAAAATTTTGACCGGATCACGGACACAACGAAAGGAGCAAGCTGA
- a CDS encoding N-acetylmuramoyl-L-alanine amidase, with translation MLILLDPGHGPFTAGKRSPDGRLREYHVNAAIAKFVKEALCGVADCQLTTTGEKDVPLWERSQLANHLKADLFVSIHANAYGSNWNAVSGIETYVAPRASKQSHIVAKAVQAQLVKSTGRLDRGVKTGNFHVLTRTKMPAILVEVGFMTNRVECDLLLSEEYQRKCAMAIVAAICATL, from the coding sequence ATGTTGATCCTGTTAGACCCTGGTCATGGACCTTTTACTGCCGGCAAGAGGTCACCGGATGGCCGATTACGCGAGTACCACGTGAATGCTGCCATTGCAAAGTTTGTGAAAGAGGCACTTTGCGGTGTCGCAGATTGCCAACTGACAACGACTGGCGAAAAAGATGTACCGCTTTGGGAGCGTTCACAGCTCGCCAATCACTTAAAAGCGGATCTATTTGTTTCTATTCACGCTAATGCTTATGGTTCGAATTGGAATGCGGTGTCCGGAATCGAGACTTATGTAGCACCGAGAGCTAGCAAGCAGTCGCACATCGTGGCAAAAGCTGTTCAAGCTCAGTTGGTGAAATCTACAGGACGGTTGGATCGCGGTGTGAAAACGGGCAACTTTCATGTTCTGACTCGCACAAAAATGCCCGCTATTTTGGTCGAGGTTGGGTTCATGACGAATCGAGTCGAATGTGATTTGTTGTTATCAGAGGAATATCAGAGGAAGTGTGCTATGGCGATTGTTGCTGCGATTTGTGCGACTCTTTGA
- a CDS encoding DUF4097 family beta strand repeat-containing protein: protein MQDERKRILDMLEHGQITAQEAMGLLDALSKQQEQTHTQFKEEPTFSKDSNRNRDFIEEAKRDFTVVGERVMQMMQGTVDKIRQFDFENPFGEAVTIKDSYTLHPENLRSLTVDIANGKVEIYSTETNEVTADVTVKSYRQMPEEELRQKLHSDFVFKEDDGRLRAFSDMKTIAVHMTLKIPKQQYDQLTVRLFNGDLTAGSFDAKHIKIKTTNGKVSLHHMEIEEVDIETVNGTVQLKDVNGEAVDVETVNGRIYVEGKIRDLEGTAVNGNLVLTTKHSTPRKLEGSALSGNVELYVPRHVPLKGEASTQLGHLDVQLADVTQSNQSEQFMMKKVTFTKAIEDDQAPLYVSGEAKTGTVVVRYTTVEDATTTSTSTTTTEETSTTEALNNAFDSNHSHDPENR from the coding sequence ATGCAAGATGAACGTAAACGTATATTAGATATGCTGGAACACGGACAAATTACTGCACAAGAGGCAATGGGACTGCTGGACGCTCTATCCAAACAACAAGAACAGACACATACGCAATTTAAAGAAGAGCCAACTTTTTCAAAAGATTCGAACCGCAATCGTGATTTCATCGAAGAAGCAAAGCGTGACTTCACAGTAGTGGGAGAGCGCGTGATGCAAATGATGCAAGGAACGGTCGATAAAATTCGTCAGTTTGATTTTGAAAATCCATTTGGCGAAGCTGTTACAATTAAAGACAGCTACACACTTCACCCTGAAAATCTACGTTCTTTAACTGTAGATATTGCAAACGGAAAAGTGGAAATCTACTCTACAGAAACAAATGAAGTGACAGCTGACGTGACTGTGAAGTCATATCGTCAAATGCCGGAGGAAGAACTTCGTCAAAAGCTACACTCTGATTTTGTTTTCAAGGAAGACGACGGTCGCTTACGAGCATTCAGTGATATGAAAACAATCGCTGTCCATATGACATTGAAAATTCCAAAGCAACAGTATGATCAATTAACTGTACGTCTCTTTAATGGAGATCTTACAGCAGGATCATTTGATGCTAAACATATCAAGATTAAAACAACGAATGGTAAAGTTTCTCTTCATCACATGGAAATCGAAGAAGTCGATATTGAGACTGTAAACGGTACTGTTCAATTAAAAGATGTGAACGGAGAAGCTGTTGATGTAGAAACAGTGAACGGTCGCATTTACGTGGAAGGCAAAATTCGAGACCTTGAAGGCACAGCTGTTAACGGCAACCTTGTGTTGACGACTAAACACTCTACCCCTCGCAAACTCGAAGGTTCTGCACTTTCTGGAAACGTAGAACTGTACGTGCCGCGTCACGTGCCTTTAAAAGGCGAAGCTTCTACACAACTTGGCCACTTAGACGTGCAACTGGCAGATGTTACTCAAAGTAATCAATCTGAGCAGTTCATGATGAAAAAAGTCACTTTCACTAAAGCAATCGAAGATGACCAAGCGCCACTATATGTGTCAGGTGAAGCGAAAACAGGAACAGTAGTTGTGCGTTATACAACTGTAGAAGATGCGACGACAACGTCTACATCTACTACAACAACCGAAGAGACGTCTACAACGGAAGCACTAAACAATGCGTTTGATTCTAATCATTCGCATGATCCTGAAAATCGTTAA